The following are from one region of the Thiocapsa rosea genome:
- a CDS encoding VWA domain-containing protein produces MFEFHWPWAALLFPLPLLLPWLWPERGQDPNAATLEGQRVTLLHPQIAALQAAFTARRPGLQLTGWLYRALLYLLWIALVFALMRPQWLTPYTEISTPGYDVMITVDASHSMEALDFTVEGRPVNRMSVVRGVMGRFIEGRSGDRVGLVVFGSQAFVLSPLSLDRLAVRQLLDGIVPSIAGPATALGDAIALGVVKLRERPEGSRVMIVIADGDNNAGRFAPSEAAMVARQNGVRVYVIGVGSKQASIPILEEGVVRYRDDLTMDEGALEEIAELTGGAYFRATDTRALEEISARIDQLEKTEAETRTAYLPQPLYRWPLGLALLALLGLGLFPEGRKRFVGRTAGV; encoded by the coding sequence ATGTTTGAGTTTCATTGGCCCTGGGCCGCACTCCTCTTTCCGTTGCCGCTCCTCCTGCCTTGGCTTTGGCCCGAGCGCGGACAGGATCCAAACGCGGCGACGCTCGAAGGTCAGCGTGTCACCTTGCTGCACCCGCAGATCGCCGCACTCCAAGCCGCCTTTACGGCGCGACGCCCCGGTCTGCAGCTCACCGGCTGGCTCTATCGGGCCTTGCTCTATCTGCTCTGGATTGCGCTGGTCTTTGCGCTGATGCGCCCTCAGTGGCTGACGCCCTACACCGAGATCAGCACGCCGGGTTACGACGTCATGATCACGGTCGATGCCTCGCACTCGATGGAGGCGCTGGATTTCACGGTCGAGGGCCGTCCGGTCAACCGCATGAGTGTGGTGCGCGGGGTCATGGGCCGCTTTATCGAGGGTCGCAGCGGCGATCGCGTCGGTTTGGTGGTCTTCGGCAGCCAGGCGTTCGTGCTCTCGCCCCTAAGCCTGGACCGACTGGCCGTGCGTCAGCTCCTCGACGGGATCGTCCCGAGCATTGCCGGCCCGGCGACCGCGCTGGGCGACGCCATCGCGCTCGGTGTGGTCAAGCTGCGCGAGCGTCCCGAGGGGTCGCGGGTCATGATCGTGATCGCCGACGGGGACAACAATGCCGGACGTTTCGCACCGAGCGAGGCGGCAATGGTGGCCCGACAGAACGGCGTGCGCGTCTACGTGATCGGCGTCGGCAGCAAGCAGGCGAGCATCCCGATCCTCGAAGAGGGCGTGGTGCGGTATCGCGACGATCTGACGATGGACGAAGGCGCCCTCGAGGAGATCGCGGAGCTGACCGGCGGGGCCTATTTCCGCGCGACCGACACCCGCGCGCTCGAGGAGATCTCGGCGCGCATCGACCAGCTCGAGAAGACCGAAGCGGAGACCCGCACCGCCTACCTGCCTCAGCCGCTCTACCGCTGGCCGCTCGGACTCGCCCTGCTCGCGCTGCTCGGCCTCGGTCTCTTCCCCGAAGGTCGCAAGCGCTTCGTCGGGAGGACCGCAGGTGTTTGA
- a CDS encoding DUF4381 domain-containing protein, with protein MDPILAPSPPIAMLRDIHGIPPIPWWPPAPGWWLLAIALTLFALLVWRARARISLRIPIPGITLGSWRWEAAAALRDLRRRAGKGQDPKQTLGELSELLRRIAMARLGRPACAGLVGTAWLDWLAAHDPNGFHWHERGRILIDAPYAPAGALRSRVGMKDLLALIDAALAWVEVRDAPQGRRHGLRQRAIQSLTRRVPWLGARGNARG; from the coding sequence ATGGACCCGATCCTCGCCCCCTCCCCGCCCATCGCGATGCTGCGTGATATCCACGGCATCCCGCCCATCCCCTGGTGGCCGCCGGCCCCCGGCTGGTGGTTGTTGGCGATCGCCCTAACGCTGTTTGCCCTCTTGGTGTGGCGCGCGCGTGCCCGGATCAGTCTGCGCATCCCCATCCCGGGCATCACGCTGGGCAGTTGGCGTTGGGAGGCCGCAGCCGCGCTCCGCGATCTCAGACGCCGCGCCGGCAAGGGGCAGGACCCCAAACAGACACTCGGAGAGCTCTCCGAGCTGCTGCGCCGCATCGCCATGGCGCGACTCGGGCGCCCGGCCTGCGCGGGTCTCGTCGGGACCGCCTGGCTCGATTGGCTCGCCGCGCACGACCCGAACGGCTTCCACTGGCACGAGCGCGGTCGCATCCTGATCGACGCGCCCTATGCACCGGCCGGCGCACTGCGCAGCCGCGTCGGCATGAAGGATCTCCTGGCCCTGATCGACGCGGCGCTCGCCTGGGTCGAGGTCCGGGATGCGCCGCAGGGTCGGCGCCACGGCCTGAGGCAACGCGCGATCCAGAGCCTGACCCGGCGCGTGCCGTGGCTCGGAGCGCGGGGGAACGCCCGTGGGTGA